One Desulfarculaceae bacterium DNA window includes the following coding sequences:
- a CDS encoding helix-turn-helix domain-containing protein: MVSISKGNESREFLSTLANGIKIITLFNGQNPEMTLSELAVKSGMHRATVRRIMVTLEQLGYAKKAHNVFRLTPALLNLGFSYLSSLPFFHNAQDILYELSQKTKNATSIAVLDGQDVVYVVRFAAKRILTVTLEVGARLPAHATSTGHVLLSALGKEDLEAYFHNSTRERYTDFTITSREELLASFEKVRKDGYCLSEQWLDEGLIALALPVVTPNGTTIAAFNLVSNIIKTNREKMMDEILPLMKEAVKKIQDTMTFQQLI, encoded by the coding sequence ATGGTTTCCATATCCAAAGGCAACGAGAGCAGGGAGTTTCTCAGCACCCTGGCCAATGGCATCAAGATCATAACTCTTTTTAACGGCCAAAACCCAGAGATGACCCTGAGCGAGCTGGCGGTCAAGTCCGGCATGCACCGGGCCACGGTCAGAAGAATCATGGTCACTCTGGAACAATTGGGCTACGCCAAAAAGGCGCACAATGTATTTCGGTTGACCCCGGCCCTGCTAAACCTGGGATTCTCCTATCTCTCGTCCTTGCCGTTTTTCCATAACGCCCAGGACATCTTGTACGAGCTGAGCCAAAAGACCAAGAACGCCACCTCCATCGCGGTTCTCGACGGCCAGGACGTGGTTTATGTGGTCAGGTTCGCCGCCAAACGGATTCTCACCGTTACCCTGGAAGTAGGGGCCAGGCTGCCCGCGCATGCCACCAGCACTGGACACGTGCTTCTGTCGGCCTTGGGCAAAGAAGACCTGGAAGCTTATTTCCACAACTCGACCAGGGAAAGATATACCGACTTTACGATCACCAGCAGGGAAGAGCTGTTGGCATCCTTTGAAAAGGTCAGAAAAGACGGCTACTGCCTGTCGGAACAATGGCTCGACGAGGGGTTGATCGCCCTTGCCCTTCCCGTGGTAACCCCCAACGGCACCACCATCGCCGCCTTCAATCTTGTGTCCAATATAATCAAGACCAACCGAGAAAAGATGATGGACGAAATATTGCCCTTGATGAAAGAGGCGGTAAAAAAGATTCAGGACACCATGACCTTTCAACAACTGATCTAG
- a CDS encoding TRAP transporter fused permease subunit, with protein MQVLKIEELSSLERGISIVLAAAGLLTAFIYLFNIGVGFWGQYIVGWGYIYAVLAFFIPQVFIYYPLGRGLKFRVLDYLAVILFLITMGYFIIHGEDIINFAWELSPPPLALIMGGIASLLALEACRRSVGYVFFFICIFFFFYPLFASYMPGPLFSRAFSFSRLLGFHVMGPDSMVGVPTKVLGNLFIGFLFFGVALTESGASRFFLNLSLSLLGHVRGGTAKVSILSSALTGSISGSVVTNVVTTGSFTIPAMKNSGYPSFYAAAIETCASSGGVLMPPIMGAAAFLMASMLDISYASVAYAAILPSVLFYIGLFIQVDGFAAKNNLKGSPREELPKFLDTLKSGWYYLISFAILIYVLFVWRQEAQAPFYAGFFILGLYIIKEKIYLRPKRIGDIFLKTGATIGNISAILCAVGFLIGSLLLTGVAQTLSSELIAIAGNNVFVLVCMGFVASFVLGTGLSVTACYLLLAVLLAPALIRVGLDPLAVHIFIIYCGTLSFITPPVAIAAFAAASVANASPFKTAKQAVLLGTILFCIPFFIVFDPAYILKGSVLEVLLTVVGGIYGVVLLASAIEGYLVFCGRLKPVGRVLAAASAICILAPELGLAYVLAGIGVSLLIFASYKLPVLANLFVREQV; from the coding sequence TTGCAGGTGTTAAAAATCGAAGAATTGTCCAGCCTGGAACGAGGCATATCCATCGTTCTGGCCGCGGCAGGACTGCTTACTGCCTTTATCTACCTCTTTAACATTGGGGTGGGCTTTTGGGGGCAGTACATTGTGGGCTGGGGCTACATTTATGCCGTGCTGGCATTTTTCATCCCCCAGGTATTTATCTACTATCCCCTGGGCCGCGGGTTGAAATTCAGGGTCCTGGACTACCTGGCTGTTATTCTCTTCCTCATAACCATGGGCTATTTCATCATCCATGGCGAAGATATCATTAATTTCGCCTGGGAGTTGAGCCCTCCCCCCCTGGCTCTCATTATGGGAGGCATCGCCAGCCTGTTGGCTCTGGAGGCGTGCCGGCGTAGTGTTGGCTACGTGTTCTTCTTCATCTGCATCTTCTTTTTCTTCTATCCGCTCTTTGCCTCCTATATGCCCGGCCCCTTGTTTTCCAGGGCCTTTTCCTTCTCCCGCCTGCTGGGCTTCCATGTAATGGGTCCGGACAGCATGGTCGGCGTGCCCACCAAGGTTCTGGGCAACCTGTTCATCGGCTTCTTGTTCTTCGGAGTGGCGCTGACCGAATCAGGGGCTTCCAGGTTTTTTCTCAACCTGTCGCTTTCCCTGCTGGGCCATGTGAGGGGAGGGACGGCCAAAGTATCCATCCTCAGCAGCGCCCTCACCGGATCCATCAGCGGCAGCGTGGTCACCAACGTGGTCACCACGGGTTCCTTCACCATTCCGGCCATGAAGAACTCGGGATATCCTTCCTTCTATGCCGCGGCCATCGAGACCTGCGCCTCCTCGGGAGGCGTGCTGATGCCGCCTATCATGGGGGCGGCCGCTTTCCTCATGGCCTCCATGCTGGATATCTCCTACGCTTCCGTGGCCTATGCCGCCATTTTGCCGTCCGTGCTGTTCTATATCGGACTGTTCATCCAGGTGGACGGCTTCGCGGCCAAGAACAACTTAAAGGGTTCGCCCAGGGAGGAGCTGCCCAAGTTCCTGGATACCCTAAAAAGCGGTTGGTACTATCTCATCTCCTTCGCGATCTTGATCTATGTCCTGTTTGTTTGGCGCCAGGAGGCCCAGGCTCCTTTTTACGCGGGCTTCTTCATTCTGGGCCTTTACATCATCAAGGAAAAAATCTATCTGCGCCCCAAGAGAATCGGTGACATCTTTCTGAAGACCGGGGCCACCATCGGCAACATCTCGGCCATCCTGTGCGCGGTTGGTTTTCTGATCGGCTCGCTGCTGTTGACCGGGGTAGCCCAGACCCTTTCTTCCGAACTGATCGCCATCGCGGGCAACAACGTTTTCGTCCTGGTGTGCATGGGGTTCGTGGCCAGCTTTGTCCTGGGCACCGGTTTGTCGGTGACGGCCTGCTACCTTCTCTTGGCGGTTCTGCTGGCTCCCGCCTTGATCAGGGTCGGCCTGGACCCCTTGGCGGTCCATATTTTCATCATCTACTGCGGAACCTTGTCCTTTATCACTCCGCCGGTGGCCATCGCGGCTTTTGCCGCCGCTTCCGTGGCCAATGCCTCGCCGTTCAAGACCGCCAAGCAGGCGGTTCTCCTGGGTACGATTCTGTTCTGCATACCTTTTTTCATTGTTTTCGACCCCGCCTATATTCTCAAGGGATCCGTGCTTGAGGTCTTGCTGACCGTTGTGGGCGGTATTTACGGGGTTGTTCTCCTGGCCTCGGCCATTGAAGGCTACCTGGTCTTTTGCGGCAGGCTGAAGCCGGTGGGCAGGGTCTTGGCCGCTGCCAGCGCAATCTGCATCCTGGCCCCGGAGCTTGGGCTTGCATATGTCTTGGCTGGCATAGGCGTTTCTCTACTCATTTTCGCCAGCTATAAATTGCCGGTCCTGGCCAACCTCTTTGTCAGGGAGCAGGTTTAA
- a CDS encoding TAXI family TRAP transporter solute-binding subunit → MKKQQWSRTKFHKVITLFAAVLILSSLLAPHSFAAKVPDFLSISSYPIGAHGAFLAMVFSEAISKETGIKTRPLPAPGDVGRFLAIKHGNAEVGVFSAASVYVASHGLMEFEKSKQGPQKIRNVFGGDTLPHGLIVKADSGIKTWADLKGKRVAMAPGLFSLTVPAFLAYGGLTLDDVTLIRASGYVSAIKMVMSGAADACHGTPMTPLIKEMEAAPYGLRFMPIDPKNKQAVARMLKVAPFLSNIELIKFGARGVGGKDGIYLPAYPYVVATYASMDPSIIYTIIKALDEGRDLYKNAKLPSTALFTMQRTFSLKLPITVPFHDGAIKYAKEKGLWTEKHEKWQANALAEEAKRMKGK, encoded by the coding sequence ATGAAAAAGCAGCAATGGTCGCGGACCAAGTTCCACAAGGTAATCACCTTGTTCGCAGCGGTATTAATTCTTTCTTCCTTACTCGCCCCTCATTCTTTTGCCGCCAAAGTCCCTGATTTTCTTTCCATCTCCTCCTATCCCATAGGCGCGCATGGTGCATTCCTGGCCATGGTCTTCAGCGAGGCCATCAGCAAGGAGACGGGCATCAAGACCCGTCCTCTGCCCGCCCCTGGCGACGTGGGCCGCTTCCTGGCCATCAAGCACGGCAATGCCGAGGTGGGCGTGTTCTCCGCCGCCAGCGTCTATGTGGCCAGCCACGGCCTGATGGAGTTCGAGAAATCCAAGCAGGGCCCCCAGAAGATCCGCAACGTCTTTGGTGGCGACACCCTGCCCCACGGCCTGATCGTCAAGGCTGATTCCGGCATCAAAACCTGGGCCGACTTGAAGGGCAAGCGGGTGGCCATGGCTCCGGGCCTCTTCTCCCTGACCGTGCCCGCGTTTCTGGCCTATGGCGGGCTTACCCTGGACGACGTCACCCTGATCAGGGCCTCGGGCTATGTCTCGGCCATCAAAATGGTAATGTCTGGGGCCGCTGATGCCTGCCATGGCACGCCCATGACCCCGCTGATCAAGGAAATGGAGGCGGCTCCCTATGGCCTGCGCTTCATGCCCATTGACCCCAAGAACAAGCAAGCGGTGGCGCGCATGCTCAAGGTCGCCCCGTTCCTTTCCAACATCGAGCTCATCAAGTTCGGCGCCCGTGGCGTAGGGGGTAAAGACGGCATCTACCTGCCCGCCTACCCCTATGTGGTGGCCACCTATGCCTCGATGGACCCCTCTATTATCTACACGATCATCAAGGCGTTGGATGAAGGCCGCGATCTTTACAAGAACGCCAAGCTGCCCTCCACCGCCCTTTTCACCATGCAAAGGACTTTTTCACTGAAGCTGCCCATCACCGTGCCTTTCCACGACGGGGCCATCAAGTACGCCAAGGAAAAGGGCCTCTGGACCGAGAAGCATGAAAAGTGGCAGGCCAACGCCCTGGCCGAAGAGGCCAAGAGGATGAAGGGCAAGTAA